The Phycisphaeraceae bacterium genome segment TCCTGGTTCCCGGCTGTCAGCCCCACTTCCCGACCCGCCTCCACCCGCCCTTCATCGAGCTCCATCATGCCCACCCAGACCGGCCGCCGCGTCTTTCGTGACCTGCCCTTCATGGGCGTCATCCGCGTGAACAACGAGGCCATGAAGGCCGGCTGGCGCATGGGCGACCCCAACTGGTCGAACCTGGGCCAGGGTCAGCCAGAGGTTGGTGTGATGGCCGGCGCTCCGCCGCGATTCGACACGCTGAAGATCGAACTGGGCGACCACGCCTACGGCCCGGTGGAAGGCGTGCCCGAACTGCGCGAGGCGGTCGCCGCCCACTACAACCGGCTGTATCGCAAGGGCATGAAGTCGCAGTACACGGCGGAGAACGTGGCCATCGCCTCGGGCGGTCGGCTGGCGCTCTCCCGCATCGGGGCCACACTGGACAACAACCGGCTGGGCTACTTCACGCCCGACTACACGGCCTACGAAGACCTGATGACCACCTTCACGCGGATCGACCCCTTCCGCATCGAGCTCAAGCCGGAGGACGGCTTCCGCATCGCGCCGCCGGACCTGGAGCGCCTCGTCGTCGACCATGACCTTGGCGCGCTCCTCATCAGCAACCCCTGCAACCCCACCGGTGTGGCGATCCACGGCGAGGAGTTGAACGCCTGGGTCGATCTGGCGCGGCGCAACGACATCGCCCTGCTCATGGACGAGTTCTACTCGCACTTCATCTTCAAGGACGGCGTCCCGGGAAGCGGTCCCGTCAGCACCGCGGCCTTCGTGGAGGACGTGAACGAAGACCCCGTCATCATCGTGGACGGACTGACCAAATGCTACCGCTACCCCGGCTGGCGCGTGGGCTGGGTGGTGGCGCCGAAGAACGTGATCCACAACCTGACGGCGGCGGGCAGCTTCCTCGATGGCGGGCCGTCGCGCCCCATCCAGCGGGCCGCCATCGCCGTGCTCGAGCCGTCACGGGCGGATCAGGAGACGAACGCACTGCGCACGGTGTTCGCCGAGAAGCAGCGGATCACCGTCGATCGCCTCACGGCGATGGGCGTGACCTTCCCGGCGAAGCCCGAGAGTACGTTCTATGTCTGGGGCGACGTGAGCGGCCTGCCCAAGCCGATCAGCACGGGCGAGGGCTTCATGCGGCACGGCATCCGCCACCGGGTGATGAGCGTGCCGGGCGACTACTTCGATGTGAACCCGCATCGGGCCCGCGAGGGCGAGTCGCCGCTCAAGTCGTTCGTGCGTTACTCGTTCGGCCCGCCGAAGGACAACCTGGTCGCGGGGCTGGACCGGCTGGCGGAAATGGTGAAGTCGTTCCGCTGAGATCGAGCCGATCGCGGCGCGATTGCTCAGCGAGCCGCGACCGTGAGGAAGCGGGTTCATCCAGGCCCGTGCCCCGAGGGCATGACACGCGCGGAATCTCGAACGAATCACTTTCTTGCGGCATCAATGTTCATTCGCCTCCGGCTCGCCCGGCCGGGGCGTGTGCATCGCGTCGTCCCCCGGCCTGATGACCTTGACCACCGGGGGTTCGCCCGGCTGGGGCAGCTGGATCGTGATCGCGTTCGGATCAGGTCTCCACTTCGGATCCCATGGTCGTGGAGGCGGCTGGGCGACGAAGTCCCACCCCGGCAACTGCTTCACCTGCTCCGGCGTCAGCAGCACCCGGAGCAGGGCCAGTTGATCCTGGTTCATCCGCTCGCGCTGCCTGCCGATCTCGAGCAGTTCATCCCACAATGAGATGATCGGCTCGTTCTTGAGCGAGGCGCGGCGGCGCTTGAAGATTGACTCGCACATCCGACGGCTGAGCCGGTCGTGGTCGAACCGGAAACTGTCGCGCAGGCCCTTGATGGCCGCCCTGGTGTTGTCATCCACGTCATCCAGTTTCAGGGCCGCGGCGTAGAGCGCCTCGGCGGTTCCGGGGTCGGGATACACCTCGGGGTAGGCCTCCCGCAGATACTTCGTCTCGATCGCCGCGTACTCCCTGGGAGCGAGCAGTTCCTTGAGTTCGGCGAGGAAGGTACGGTTGAAGTGGACGAGGTTGTCGGAGGGTGGGATGCTGAATCGACCAGACCGCTCTTCGATGCGACGCAGTCGCATCGCAATCTCGTTCCACTCCGGGGTTTGCGGCTTGTGCTGCTTCTGGAGCGCGAGAAGATTCAGACGCTCAGCCGTGTCGCCTTCCGCCAGCGATCTTGCTTCGTACGATGCGCGAATCAGACGCACAAACTCCGATTCATACAGGGCACTGACGTCCGCTCGAACCGCATCCGAGAGATTCGCGTCGTCGAGGAAAGCGAAGAGGTCCACATTGGCTTCCGGCAACACGCTGCGAGACCGCCGAAAGAGTTGACGATGACGCGCATGGTAAACACGGGCGAATCGATCAAACTGGTCAGGCGCCAGAATTGATTGAAGATCCCTGAAGAACCCGGCATCAAGCATGTCAAGATCTGCAAACACCTTGTCATGGAGCGCGGCAGATGCTTTGTAAAGCTCGACCGTTCGGAACTCGTGCTCTTCGGGTCGCCCGGCGGCGCGCATGTAGTCACTCTGTGCCGCCAGCCACATCCTGTACTGTGGGCGATAGTCGGTTTCGACGCGTGCCTGATAGTCATCAAGAAACGCCTTGGCAAGAGTCCTTTGATCCTCCGACAGTCGGACAATCTCGGCATAATACCACAGATCAGTTTCCTGTATCGGCCGCAACGCCTGCGCGCCCGTAACGGGCGCGCAGGCGTAGGATGCGAAAGCAATCATCGGTACCAGCGTACTCAGGCGCATGCCATCACCTCGCACTCGTGTTCGGAGCGGAAGTAGAGCCGATAGATCGGGCTGAAGCGGGCATCGACGCCGCCGCCGGTGCCGGGCGACGAGCCGCTGTTGCCGTTCTGGCCCGCATTGCCGTTGGAGCCCCCGCCCTGACATACCGCAGCCCCCGCCTGGCCACCCGCGCCGCCAGCTCCGGGCGTGCCCGTCCCGCGTGAGTCACCGCCCCTCCCGCCGTTCCCGCCGTCGCCGCCGTTCTTGCCGTCGCCACCTTTGCCGCCATTGCCGCCGTTCCCACCGTTGCCGTTGGTCGCCCAGACAGGCGTCCCACCATTGCCTCCCCGGCCGCCGCTGCCGCCGACGCCGTCCGGGCAGCAGCCGGTCCCACCGTCACCACCGCGCCCACCGTTACCGCCGTGACCAACCGTCACCGAAGCGGTGATGCCGCCGTGCCCCCCGCGACCCCCGTCACCGGCCTGATATCGACCGTCACCTCCGCGGCCTCCGTCGCCGCCATTCCCGCCAGCGGTTCCGCCCCAGTTGCCGAACCCGGAACCACCATCTCCTCCATCACCGCCGGTGCCGCCCGTGAATGGGTAGTTCTCAGAGCAGTCTCCCCAGCCATCGCCGCCTTGACCCCCCTTCCCTCCCGCCAGCCATCCGGGTCCCCCGTCCCCACCATCGCCTGCATCGTTGTCCAGGGACGTGCCGTTTCCGCCATTTCCGCCCGCCCCACCCGTTCCACCAGATGAACCACTCACACCGCCATCGCCTCCATTGCCGACACCGATGGTCGTGTCGCTCGCGCCGTCCCCACCCTTGCCGCCATTGCCCGTGATGTACCCCCCGCCGCCGGGTCCGCCATGCGGCCTGTTGGGGTTGAGCTCGTGATCTCCAGGGAAGCCATCGTAACCATCAGGATGATCTTCGTTTCCGTACTCACCATACGGATAAGGATCATCCGCAAAAACCGCGATCGTCGCCGGTGCGGACATCATCAGAGAGAGAGAGAGAGAGAGAGAAGCCAGTTCGTCCTGTCATGTCGAATACCCCTGTTGGTGTGGGAGCGCCCCATCCGCTCCAATGCCAGTACTTACCAGACACAAGGCGATGAATCAAGAAAGAATCCGACAATTTTATTTCGGATTGTTTCATGGATGGCTCCATCCTGCGGCGGCACATCGCTCAACGCCTCATCCTTTGGCCTTGGGCCGGTCCCACGAACAGACGACCCGCGCGGTTGCCCGTGTGGATCGCCTGACGGGTGAGGAGGCCTGCGATCCTTCGTCTCACACGGTATCCCTCATCGGCGCCGCACCAATCCCGGTACACTCTGGCATGACTACTCCGCGCACGATCGTCGGTCTGTCCGCCGCGCTCCTTCTGGCTCTGCTGGCGGCCATGGCGCCCGCTCCCGCTGCGCCGCGTTCCCACGCCGTCGCGGCCGATCTGCCCGCGAGCGTCGAGGCGATCTCGCCGAACTCGCTGCGGGGACATCTGTCTTTCATCGCCTCGGACCTGCTGGAGGGGCGCGACACGCCTTCTCGCGGGCT includes the following:
- a CDS encoding pyridoxal phosphate-dependent aminotransferase translates to MPTQTGRRVFRDLPFMGVIRVNNEAMKAGWRMGDPNWSNLGQGQPEVGVMAGAPPRFDTLKIELGDHAYGPVEGVPELREAVAAHYNRLYRKGMKSQYTAENVAIASGGRLALSRIGATLDNNRLGYFTPDYTAYEDLMTTFTRIDPFRIELKPEDGFRIAPPDLERLVVDHDLGALLISNPCNPTGVAIHGEELNAWVDLARRNDIALLMDEFYSHFIFKDGVPGSGPVSTAAFVEDVNEDPVIIVDGLTKCYRYPGWRVGWVVAPKNVIHNLTAAGSFLDGGPSRPIQRAAIAVLEPSRADQETNALRTVFAEKQRITVDRLTAMGVTFPAKPESTFYVWGDVSGLPKPISTGEGFMRHGIRHRVMSVPGDYFDVNPHRAREGESPLKSFVRYSFGPPKDNLVAGLDRLAEMVKSFR